CGATAATCGGCGGGAAGACGACGCCGAGCACCGTCAGGAAGTCGACGAAACGGTCGAGAATGCCCAGTACTGACAGCGTGGTGCCCAGAATGCCGATCGCCAGCGTGGTGTAGGTGTACTTGAGCTTTTTGCCGGTGATGCCTTCCACTGCGTTAACGATGCCTAATGAAGAGGAGTACAGGTTAAGATCGTTGACGCGCAGGGTAGAAAACACCACCACCAGCAGGCCGGCGCCGCCGGCCGCCTGTGACATGATGGTCACCACGTCTGCGGTGCCCAGCGTTTTGGCGATCAGGATCGCCAGGCCGTTAACCACGAATTCACCGGCGACGATAGTAAAGATCGTAACGCCGAGCACGTGCTTGCCGTTTTTGGAGTAACGGGTCAGATCGGGCGTCATCAGGCTAGCCACGATGGCGCCGCCAACGACGATGGTGATGCCGGCGCTGATGGTCAGCGGTTTGCCCGGCGGTGCGAGTTGGATAATTTCCTGCAGGTTGTGGCCGGAAATCGCGGTCAGCGAAATATAGGCCACCAGCATGATGAACATTGGCACCGCGATGCGGGCGGCGATGCGCAGCGCTTTGAAGCCGAACGCGACCAGAATGGTCAGCAATGAGCCTGAAAGCCCGGCGGCCAGGCCAAAACCCAGTTTATTGCCCAGCGCGAAGTCGAGCGACTTGGCGAAAATGGCGTTTTGAATGCCGAACCAGCCCAGCAGACTGACGGCCACCACCATGCCGATCAGCACCGACCCCAGACGACCGAAGCCGCACCAGCGCGCCAGCAAACTGCCGGAAATCCCCTCGCGCATGCCCGCCAGACCCAGGCCATAGGTCACCACGCCGAA
The nucleotide sequence above comes from Serratia rhizosphaerae. Encoded proteins:
- a CDS encoding cytosine permease, coding for MIKIEDYPLTRVPQDKRVSFLSVAIVHMGMLTALDQFMLGAVLGNAMTLIDAFSAIFVGSLIFGVVTYGLGLAGMREGISGSLLARWCGFGRLGSVLIGMVVAVSLLGWFGIQNAIFAKSLDFALGNKLGFGLAAGLSGSLLTILVAFGFKALRIAARIAVPMFIMLVAYISLTAISGHNLQEIIQLAPPGKPLTISAGITIVVGGAIVASLMTPDLTRYSKNGKHVLGVTIFTIVAGEFVVNGLAILIAKTLGTADVVTIMSQAAGGAGLLVVVFSTLRVNDLNLYSSSLGIVNAVEGITGKKLKYTYTTLAIGILGTTLSVLGILDRFVDFLTVLGVVFPPIIGIMLVDYYLLRSHRKILDESRRTGQLPQETPTIGWAAIVASIIGGAVGLATEWGVPTINSLVAASLLYWVLKLAFSRVQKPLASQKSL